One Amblyomma americanum isolate KBUSLIRL-KWMA chromosome 8, ASM5285725v1, whole genome shotgun sequence DNA window includes the following coding sequences:
- the Mhc gene encoding myosin heavy chain isoform X18 has translation MAEDPDPTEYLYVSLETKRKDQTKPYDGKKMVWVPDEKEGFILGNISSTKGDMVTVDCPGGERTVKKDILQQVNPPKYEKCEDMSNMTYLNDASVLHNLKQRYYVNLIYTYSGLFCVAINPYKRFPIYTRRVVEIYKGRRRTEVPPHVFAVSDGAYMDMLANRENQSMLITGESGAGKTENTKKVIAYFAHVGATSKKEEAAAKKDSKKGNLEDQVVQTNPVLESFGNAKTVRNDNSSRFGKFIRIHFGPMGKLAGADIETYLLEKARVISQQPAERSYHIFYQLMSGKLPGLKEKLLLTNNINDYHFVSQGKTSIPGVDDAEEFQVTDTAFDVLGFTDEEKENIYKVTAAVMHFGCLKFKQRPREEQAEADGTEEGERVAHLLGLNAADLYKNLLKPRIKVGTEFVTQGRNITQVTASVGALSKAIFDRLFKWLVKRVNETLDTKQKRQHFIGVLDIAGFEIFDYNGFEQICINFTNEKLQQFFNHHMFVLEQEEYKREGIDWVFIDFGLDLQACIELIEKPMGVLSILEEESMFPKASDKTFEEKLKTNHLGKSPNFIKPKPPKPGQSEAHFAIVHYAGTVPYNLTGWLEKNKDPLNDCVVDQFKKGSNALLQAIFEDHPGLGGGDDKGGKGGRKKGSGFQTVSGLYREQLNKLMTTLRSTQPHFVRCIIPNETKSAGVIDSHLVMHQLTCNGVLEGIRICRKGFPNRMIYPDFKQRYTILAPNAVPKGFVDAKHCAEKVIEAIQLDNNDFRFGHSKIFFRAGVLGRLEELRDERLGKIITMIQAAVRWYITKKHFQKLKEQRVALLVIQRNLRKFLQLRNWLWWKLYSKVKPLLSVARVEDELKALEEKLKKTQEALEKEEKLRKELEGQNVKVLQEKNDLFLQLEAERMGAGDVEERLNKALTQKGDLESQLQELQDRLQHEEDAHGQLSQTKKKLEGEISGLKKDIEDMELALQKAEQDKATKDHQIRNLNDEIQHQDELINKLNKEKKQLQEQNQKTAEDLQATEDKVNHLNKVKAKLEQTLDELEDSLEREKKARADLEKNKRKVEGDLKLAQEAVADLEKHKKEMDQNLQRKEKEMASLAAKLEDEQALVAKLQKQIKELQARIEELEEELEAERQARAKAEKQRADLAREIEELSERLEESGGATSAQVELNKRREAELAKLRRDLEESNLQHEQAMSNLRKKHNDSVAELSEQIDQLNKHKAKVEKERATLAAEVSDLQSLLDHSNKSQANAEKQVKQLEVQLADAQFKLDETNRTLNDLDGSKKKMGVENSELQRQLEEAESQVAQLNKIKASLATQLEEAKRQADEEARERAAILGKYRNLEHDLDNLRESIEEEQEAKADFQRQLSKANAEAQLWRSKYESEGLARLEELEEAKRKLHGKLQEAEEAMEQLNAKCSGLEKTKAHLQGELEDMSIEVDKANALAASLEKRQKSFDKVIAEWKAKVDDLAAELDASQKECRNYSTEVFKLRAAYEESQEHYEAVKRENKNLQDEIKDLMDQLGEGGRSVHELEKSRKRLEMEKEELQAALEEAEAALEQEENKVLRAQLELSQVRQEIDRRIQEKEEEFENTRKNHQRALDSMQASLEAEAKGKAEALRLKKKLESDINELEIALDHANKANAEAQKNLKKYQQNVKDLQTALEEEQRARDEAREQYASAERRCNALHGELEESRQLLEQSDRARRAGEAELSEMHETVNELSAQTASLSVAKRKLEGEMQALQADLDEVLNEAKQSEEKAKKAMVDAARLADELRAEQDHALQQEKLRKALEQQMKELQVRLDEAEAAALKGGKKIIQKLEQKVRELENELENEQRRHGDAAKNFRKSERRIKELQFQAEEDRKNHERMQDLVDKLQQKIKTYKRQIEEAEEIAALNLAKFRKVQQELEDAEERADMAENTLAKLRAKNRSSASAGRAMSPGLAAAPLRT, from the exons AGGACATTTTGCAGCAAGTGAACCCGCCAAAGTATGAGAAGTGCGAGGACATGTCCAACATGACGTACCTCAACGACGCGTCTGTGCTGCACAACCTCAAACAGCGATACTACGTTAATCTCATCTAC ACGTACTCGGGATTGTTCTGCGTCGCCATCAACCCCTACAAGCGCTTCCCCATCTACACCAGGCGCGTCGTGGAGATCTACAAGGGCCGCAGGCGTACGGAGGTGCCTCCCCATGTGTTCGCCGTCTCCGATGGAGCCTACATGGACATGTTGGCCA ACCGCGAGAACCAGTCTATGCTCATCAC CGGCGAGTCTGGTGCCGGTAAGACTGAGAACACGAAAAAGGTCATAGCCTATTTCGCGCACGTCGGTGCTACGAGCAAGAAAGAGGAGGCTGCAGCCAAGAAGGATTCCAAGAAG GGCAACCTGGAAGACCAGGTCGTGCAGACCAACCCCGTCCTCGAGTCGTTCGGTAACGCCAAGACCGTGCGTAACGACAACTCTTCGCGCTTC GGTAAATTCATCCGTATCCACTTCGGGCCCATGGGCAAGCTGGCCGGTGCTGACATTGAAACTT ATCTGCTGGAGAAGGCTCGTGTCATCTCTCAGCAACCAGCTGAGCGTTCGTACCACATCTTCTACCAGCTCATGTCAGGAAAGCTCCCTGGACTGAAGG AGAAACTGCTCCTTACCAACAACATCAACGACTACCATTTCGTGTCCCAGGGTAAGACTAGCATCCCCGGCGTTGACGACGCCGAAGAGTTCCAGGTCACCGAC ACTGCCTTCGACGTGTTGGGCTTCACGGACGAGGAGAAGGAGAACATCTACAAGGTTACGGCGGCCGTGATGCACTTCGGCTGCCTGAAGTTTAAGCAGAGGCCCCGAGAAGAGCAGGCCGAGGCCGACGGCACCGAGGAAGGCGAGCGTGTTGCCCACCTTCTGGGTCTCAACGCCGCTGACCTCTACAAGAACCTGCTCAAGCCTCGCATCAAGGTCGGCACGGAGTTCGTCACCCAGGGCAGGAACATCACACAG GTGACGGCCTCTGTGGGCGCCCTGTCCAAGGCCATCTTCGACAGGCTGTTCAAGTGGCTGGTCAAGCGTGTCAACGAGACGCTTGACACAAAGCAGAAGCGCCAGCACTTCATCGGTGTGCTGGATATTGCCGGTTTCGAGATCTTCGAC TACAACGGCTTCGAGCAAATTTGCATCAACTTCACCAATGAAAAGCTGCAGCAGTTCTTCAACCACCACATGTTCGTTCTGGAGCAAGAAGAGTACAAGCGTGAGGGCATCGACTGGGTCTTCATTGACTTCGGTCTTGATCTCCAAGCTTGTATCGAGCTTATTGAGAAG CCCATGGGTGTGCTCTCCATCCTTGAAGAGGAGTCTATGTTCCCCAAGGCCAGCGACAAGACCTTTGAGGAGAAGCTGAAAACCAATCATCTGGGCAAGTCGCCTAACTTCATCAAGCCCAAGCCACCGAAGCCCGGCCAGTCTGAGGCTCACTTTGCCATCGTCCACTATGCCGGCACT GTGCCGTACAACCTCACTGGCTGGCTTGAGAAGAACAAGGACCCCCTCAACGACTGCGTGGTTGACCAGTTCAAGAAGGGCTCTAACGCGCTTCTGCAGGCCATCTTCGAAGACCACCCCGGCCTTGGCGGTGGTGACGACAAGGGTGGAAAGG GTGGTCGCAAGAAGGGTTCTGGCTTCCAGACTGTGTCCGGTCTGTACAGG GAGCAACTGAACAAGCTCATGACCACCCTGCGCTCGACGCAGCCCCACTTTGTTCGATGCATCATTCCCAACGAAACCAAATCCGCAG GCGTCATCGACTCTCATCTTGTCATGCATCAGCTCACTTGCAACGGTGTGCTTGAAGGCATCCGTATCTGCCGAAAGGGCTTCCCCAACAGGATGATCTACCCAGACTTCAAGCAGCG ATACACGATCTTGGCTCCCAACGCCGTCCCCAAGGGCTTCGTTGATGCGAAACACTGCGCCGAAAAGGTCATCGAGGCCATTCAGCTCGATAACAACGATTTCCGCTTCGGACACAGCAAG ATCTTCTTCAGGGCAGGCGTCTTGGGTCGCCTGGAAGAACTGCGTGACGAGCGTCTCGGCAAGATTATCACCATGATTCAAGCCGCTGTGCGCTGGTATATAACCAAGAAGCACTTCCAGAAGCTCAAGGAACAGAG GGTGGCGCTGCTGGTCATCCAGCGCAACCTCCGCAAGTTCCTCCAGCTGCGCAACTGGCTCTGGTGGAAGCTGTACAGCAAG GTCAAGCCCCTGCTGTCCGTCGCCCGCGTGGAAGACGAGCTCAAGGCGCTCGAAGAGAAGCTCAAGAAGACACAGGAGGCCCTGGAGAAGGAAGAGAAGTTGCGCAAGGAGCTTGAGGGCCAGAACGTCAAAGTGCTGCAGGAGAAGAACGACCTGTTCCTGCagctcgaggctgagcgcatggGCGCCGGCGACGTCGAGGAACGCCTGAACAAGGCCCTCACGCAGAAGGGAGACCTTGAGAGCCAACTGCAGGAGCTGCAGGACCGGCTCCAGCACGAGGAGGATGCGCACGGCCAGCTCTCTCAGACCAAGAAGAAGCTCGAGGGCGAGATTTCCGGCCTCAAGAAGGACATCGAGGACATGGAGCTGGCACTGCAGAAGGCGGAGCAGGACAAGGCCACCAAGGACCACCAGATCCGCAACCTCAACGACGAGATCCAGCACCAGGACGAGCTCATCAACAAGCTCAACAAGGAGAAGAAGCAGTTGCAGGAGCAGAACCAGAAGACCGCCGAAGACCTCCAGGCCACCGAGGACAAGGTGAACCACCTGAACAAGGTCAAGGCCAAGCTGGAGCAGACGCTCGACGAGCTGGAGGACTCGCTGGAACGCGAAAAGAAGGCCCGCGCCGACCTCGAGAAGAACAAGCGCAAGGTTGAGGGAGACCTCAAGCTCGCCCAGGAGGCCGTCGCCGATCTCGAGAAGCACAAGAAAGAGATGGACCAGAACTTGCAGCGCAAGGAGAAGGAGATGGCTAGCCTGGCCGCGAAGCTGGAGGATGAGCAGGCGCTGGTCGCCAAGCTGCAGAAGCAGATCAAGGAACTCCAG GCCCGCATCGAGGAGCTCGAAGAGGAGCTGGAAGCTGAACGCCAGGCTCGGGCCAAG GCTGAGAAGCAGCGCGCCGACCTCGCTCGCGAGATTGAAGAGCTGAGCGAGCGGCTCGAGGAGTCGGGTGGAGCCACGTCGGCCCAGGTAGAGCTGAACAAGCGCCGCGAAGCCGAGCTCGCCAAGCTGAGGCGCGACCTCGAAGAGTCCAACCTTCAGCATGAGCAGGCCATGTCCAACCTGCGCAAGAAGCACAACGACTCGGTCGCCGAGCTCTCCGAGCAGATCGACCAGCTCAACAAGCACAAGGCCAA AGTTGAAAAGGAGCGTGCCACCCTGGCTGCCGAAGTGTCCGACCTCCAATCCCTCCTGGACCACAGCAACAAGTCACAG GCTAACGCTGAGAAGCAGGTGAAGCAACTGGAGGTGCAGCTCGCGGACGCCCAGTTCAAGCTGGACGAGACCAACCGCACGCTGAACGACCTGGATGGCTCCAAGAAGAAGATGGGCGTCGAGAACAGCGAGCTCCAGCGGCAGCTTGAGGAGGCCGAATCTCAAGTGGCGCAGCTCAACAAGATCAAGGCTTCGCTGGCGACGCAGCTTGAGGAAGCCAAGCGCCAGGCCGACGAGGAGGCACGG GAGCGCGCTGCCATCCTTGGCAAGTACCGCAACCTGGAGCACGACCTGGACAACCTGCGCGAGAGCATCGAAGAGGAACAGGAAGCCAAGGCCGACTTCCAGCGCCAGCTCAGCAAGGCCAACGCCGAGGCTCAGCTCTGGCGCTCCAAGTACGAGAGCGAGGGTCTGGCGCGCCTGGAGGAACTCGAGGAGGCCAA GCGCAAGCTGCATGGCAAGCTCCAGGAGGCTGAGGAGGCCATGGAGCAGCTGAACGCCAAGTGCAGCGGCCTCGAGAAGACCAAGGCGCACCTGCAGGGAGAGCTGGAGGACATGTCCATCGAAGTGGACAAGGCCAACGCTCTCGCCGCCTCTCTCGAGAAGCGCCAGAAGTCATTCGACAAG GTCATCGCCGAATGGAAGGCCAAGGTTGACGACCTCGCCGCCGAGCTCGACGCGTCGCAGAAAGAATGCCGAAACTACTCCACCGAGGTGTTCAAGCTGCGCGCCGCGTACGAGGAGAGCCAGGAGCACTACGAGGCAGTTAAGCGCGAGAACAAGAACCTCCAGGACGAGATCAAGGACCTGATGGACCAGCTTGGTGAGGGTGGCCGAAGCGTGCACGAGCTCGAGAAGTCTCGCAAGAGGCTCGAGATGGAGAAGGAGGAACTGCAGGCTGCGCTCGAAGAGGCCGAGGCTGCGCTTGAGCAGGAGGAGAACAAG GTGCTGCGCGCCCAGCTCGagctgtcgcaggtgcggcaggAGATCGACCGGCGCATCCAGGAGAAGGAGGAAGAATTCGAGAACACTCGAAAGAACCACCAGCGGGCTCTGGACTCCATGCAGGCCAGTCTCGAGGCCGAGGCTAAGGGCAAAGCCGAGGCGCTGAGGCTCAAGAAGAAGCTGGAGAGCGACATCAACGAGCTCGAGATTGCCCTCGACCACGCCAACAAGGCCAACGCCGAGGCGCAGAAGAACCTCAAGAAGTACCAGCAGAACGTCAAGGACCTGCAGACCGCCCTCGAGGAAGAACAGCGTGCCCGCGACGAAGCCCGTGAGCAGTACGCGTCGGCTGAGCGCCGTTGCAACGCTCTTCACGGCGAGCTGGAGGAGAGTCGCCAGCTGCTGGAACAGTCTGACCGCGCCCGCCGCGCCGGTGAAGCCGAGCTCAGCGAGATGCACGAGACAGTCAACGAGCTGTCGGCTCAGACCGCCTCTCTGTCGGTGGCCAAGAGGAAGCTCGAGGGAGAAATGCAGGCTCTCCAG GCTGACCTGGACGAGGTGCTCAACGAGGCCAAGCAGTCGGAGGAGAAGGCCAAGAAGGCGATGGTGGACGCTGCCCGCCTGGCTGACGAGCTGCGCGCCGAGCAGGACCACGCCCTGCAACAGGAGAAGCTGCGCAAGGCTCTCGAGCAGCAGATGAAGGAGCTCCAGGTGCGCCTGGACGAAGCCGAGGCCGCGGCTCTCAAGGGCGGCAAGAAGATCATCCAGAAGCTGGAACAGAAGGTGCGCGAGCTCGAGAACGAGCTGGAGAACGAGCAACGCCGGCACGGAGACGCCGCCAAGAACTTCCGCAAGAGCGAGCGCCGCATCAAGGAGCTCCAGTTCCAG GCCGAAGAGGACCGCAAGAACCACGAGCGCATGCAAGACCTGGTGGACAAGCTCCAGCAGAAGATCAAGACGTACAAGCGCCAGATCGAGGAGGCCGAGGAGATCGCGGCTCTCAACCTGGCCAAGTTCCGCAAGGTGCAGCAGGAGCTGGAGGACGCCGAGGAGCGCGCCGACATGGCCGAGAACACGCTCGCCAAGCTGCGCGCCAAGAACCGCAGCTCCGCGTCCGCTGGCCGTGCCATGTCGCCCGGACTGGCCGCCGCGCCCCTCCGGACCTAA
- the Mhc gene encoding myosin heavy chain isoform X37: MAEDPDPTEYLYVSLETKRKDQTKPYDGKKMVWVPDEKEGFILGNISSTKGDMVTVDCPGGERTLKKELLQQVNPPKFEKCDDMASLTYLNDASVLHNLKERYYTNLIYTYSGLFCVAINPYKRFPIYTRRVVEIYKGRRRTEVPPHVFAVSDGAYMDMLANRENQSMLITGESGAGKTENTKKVIQYFALIAASGFKQHFSSGGNLEDQVVQTNPVLESFGNAKTVRNDNSSRFGKFIRIHFGPMGKLAGADIETYLLEKARVISQQPAERSYHIFYQLMSGKLPGLKEKLLLTNNINDYHFVSQGKTSIPGVDDAEEFQVTDTAFDVLGFTDEEKENIYKVTAAVMHFGCLKFKQRPREEQAEADGTEEGERVAHLLGLNAADLYKNLLKPRIKVGTEFVTQGRNITQVTASVGALSKAIFDRLFKWLVKRVNETLDTKQKRQHFIGVLDIAGFEIFDFNSFEQLCINFTNEKLQQFFNHHMFVLEQEEYKREGIEWEFIDFGLDLQACIELIEKPMGVLSILEEESMFPKASDKTFEEKLKTNHLGKSPNFIKPKPPKPGQSEAHFAIVHYAGTVPYNLTGWLEKNKDPLNDCVVDQFKKGSNALLQAIFEDHPGLGGGDDKGGKGGRKKGSGFQTVSGLYREQLNKLMTTLRSTQPHFVRCIIPNETKSAGVIDSHLVMHQLTCNGVLEGIRICRKGFPNRMIYPDFKQRYAILAPNALPKGFVDARAATEKLLDAIKLDEGEYRLGFTKIFFRAGVLGRLEELRDERLGKIITMIQAAVRWYITKKHFQKLKEQRVALLVIQRNLRKFLQLRNWLWWKLYSKVKPLLSVARVEDELKALEEKLKKTQEALEKEEKLRKELEGQNVKVLQEKNDLFLQLEAERMGAGDVEERLNKALTQKGDLESQLQELQDRLQHEEDAHGQLSQTKKKLEGEISGLKKDIEDMELALQKAEQDKATKDHQIRNLNDEIQHQDELINKLNKEKKQLQEQNQKTAEDLQATEDKVNHLNKVKAKLEQTLDELEDSLEREKKARADLEKNKRKVEGDLKLAQEAVADLEKHKKEMDQNLQRKEKEMASLAAKLEDEQALVAKLQKQIKELQARIEELEEELEAERQARAKAEKQRADLAREIEELSERLEESGGATSAQVELNKRREAELAKLRRDLEESNLQHEQAMSNLRKKHNDSVAELSEQIDQLNKHKAKVEKERATLAAEVSDLQSLLDHSNKSQANAEKQVKQLEVQLADAQFKLDETNRTLNDLDGSKKKMGVENSELQRQLEEAESQVAQLNKIKASLATQLEEAKRQADEEARERAAILGKYRNLEHDLDNLRESIEEEQEAKADFQRQLSKANAEAQLWRSKYESEGLARLEELEEAKRKLHGKLQEAEEAMEQLNAKCSGLEKTKAHLQGELEDMSIEVDKANALAASLEKRQKSFDKVIAEWKAKVDDLAAELDASQKECRNYSTEVFKLRAAYEESQEHYEAVKRENKNLQDEIKDLMDQLGEGGRSVHELEKSRKRLEMEKEELQAALEEAEAALEQEENKVLRAQLELSQVRQEIDRRIQEKEEEFENTRKNHQRALDSMQASLEAEAKGKAEALRLKKKLESDINELEIALDHANKANAEAQKNLKKYQQNVKDLQTALEEEQRARDEAREQYASAERRCNALHGELEESRQLLEQSDRARRAGEAELSEMHETVNELSAQTASLSVAKRKLEGEMQALQADLDEVLNEAKQSEEKAKKAMVDAARLADELRAEQDHALQQEKLRKALEQQMKELQVRLDEAEAAALKGGKKIIQKLEQKVRELENELENEQRRHGDAAKNFRKSERRIKELQFQAEEDRKNHERMQDLVDKLQQKIKTYKRQIEEAEEIAALNLAKFRKVQQELEDAEERADMAENTLAKLRAKNRSSASAGRAMSPGLAAAPLRT; encoded by the exons ACGTACTCGGGATTGTTCTGCGTCGCCATCAACCCCTACAAGCGCTTCCCCATCTACACCAGGCGCGTCGTGGAGATCTACAAGGGCCGCAGGCGTACGGAGGTGCCTCCCCATGTGTTCGCCGTCTCCGATGGAGCCTACATGGACATGTTGGCCA ACCGCGAGAACCAGTCTATGCTCATCAC TGGCGAATCAGGAGCGGGCAAAACTGAGAACACCAAAAAAGTCATTCAGTATTTCGCCCTTATCGCCGCCTCGGGCTTTAAGCAGCACTTTTCGAGCGGA GGCAACCTGGAAGACCAGGTCGTGCAGACCAACCCCGTCCTCGAGTCGTTCGGTAACGCCAAGACCGTGCGTAACGACAACTCTTCGCGCTTC GGTAAATTCATCCGTATCCACTTCGGGCCCATGGGCAAGCTGGCCGGTGCTGACATTGAAACTT ATCTGCTGGAGAAGGCTCGTGTCATCTCTCAGCAACCAGCTGAGCGTTCGTACCACATCTTCTACCAGCTCATGTCAGGAAAGCTCCCTGGACTGAAGG AGAAACTGCTCCTTACCAACAACATCAACGACTACCATTTCGTGTCCCAGGGTAAGACTAGCATCCCCGGCGTTGACGACGCCGAAGAGTTCCAGGTCACCGAC ACTGCCTTCGACGTGTTGGGCTTCACGGACGAGGAGAAGGAGAACATCTACAAGGTTACGGCGGCCGTGATGCACTTCGGCTGCCTGAAGTTTAAGCAGAGGCCCCGAGAAGAGCAGGCCGAGGCCGACGGCACCGAGGAAGGCGAGCGTGTTGCCCACCTTCTGGGTCTCAACGCCGCTGACCTCTACAAGAACCTGCTCAAGCCTCGCATCAAGGTCGGCACGGAGTTCGTCACCCAGGGCAGGAACATCACACAG GTGACGGCCTCTGTGGGCGCCCTGTCCAAGGCCATCTTCGACAGGCTGTTCAAGTGGCTGGTCAAGCGTGTCAACGAGACGCTTGACACAAAGCAGAAGCGCCAGCACTTCATCGGTGTGCTGGATATTGCCGGTTTCGAGATCTTCGAC TTCAATAGCTTTGAGCAGCTCTGCATCAACTTCACCAACGAAAAGCTGCAGCAGTTCTTCAACCATCACATGTTCGTTCTTGAGCAAGAAGAGTACAAGCGCGAGGGAATCGAATGGGAATTCATCGACTTTGGCCTCGACCTGCAAGCGTGTATCGAGCTCATTGAGAAG CCCATGGGTGTGCTCTCCATCCTTGAAGAGGAGTCTATGTTCCCCAAGGCCAGCGACAAGACCTTTGAGGAGAAGCTGAAAACCAATCATCTGGGCAAGTCGCCTAACTTCATCAAGCCCAAGCCACCGAAGCCCGGCCAGTCTGAGGCTCACTTTGCCATCGTCCACTATGCCGGCACT GTGCCGTACAACCTCACTGGCTGGCTTGAGAAGAACAAGGACCCCCTCAACGACTGCGTGGTTGACCAGTTCAAGAAGGGCTCTAACGCGCTTCTGCAGGCCATCTTCGAAGACCACCCCGGCCTTGGCGGTGGTGACGACAAGGGTGGAAAGG GTGGTCGCAAGAAGGGTTCTGGCTTCCAGACTGTGTCCGGTCTGTACAGG GAGCAACTGAACAAGCTCATGACCACCCTGCGCTCGACGCAGCCCCACTTTGTTCGATGCATCATTCCCAACGAAACCAAATCCGCAG GCGTCATCGACTCTCATCTTGTCATGCATCAGCTCACTTGCAACGGTGTGCTTGAAGGCATCCGTATCTGCCGAAAGGGCTTCCCCAACAGGATGATCTACCCAGACTTCAAGCAGCG ATACGCCATCCTTGCCCCTAACGCGCTCCCCAAAGGCTTCGTGGACGCTCGTGCCGCCACTGAGAAGCTGCTGGACGCCATCAAACTCGACGAGGGCGAGTATCGGCTCGGATTCACCAAG ATCTTCTTCAGGGCAGGCGTCTTGGGTCGCCTGGAAGAACTGCGTGACGAGCGTCTCGGCAAGATTATCACCATGATTCAAGCCGCTGTGCGCTGGTATATAACCAAGAAGCACTTCCAGAAGCTCAAGGAACAGAG GGTGGCGCTGCTGGTCATCCAGCGCAACCTCCGCAAGTTCCTCCAGCTGCGCAACTGGCTCTGGTGGAAGCTGTACAGCAAG GTCAAGCCCCTGCTGTCCGTCGCCCGCGTGGAAGACGAGCTCAAGGCGCTCGAAGAGAAGCTCAAGAAGACACAGGAGGCCCTGGAGAAGGAAGAGAAGTTGCGCAAGGAGCTTGAGGGCCAGAACGTCAAAGTGCTGCAGGAGAAGAACGACCTGTTCCTGCagctcgaggctgagcgcatggGCGCCGGCGACGTCGAGGAACGCCTGAACAAGGCCCTCACGCAGAAGGGAGACCTTGAGAGCCAACTGCAGGAGCTGCAGGACCGGCTCCAGCACGAGGAGGATGCGCACGGCCAGCTCTCTCAGACCAAGAAGAAGCTCGAGGGCGAGATTTCCGGCCTCAAGAAGGACATCGAGGACATGGAGCTGGCACTGCAGAAGGCGGAGCAGGACAAGGCCACCAAGGACCACCAGATCCGCAACCTCAACGACGAGATCCAGCACCAGGACGAGCTCATCAACAAGCTCAACAAGGAGAAGAAGCAGTTGCAGGAGCAGAACCAGAAGACCGCCGAAGACCTCCAGGCCACCGAGGACAAGGTGAACCACCTGAACAAGGTCAAGGCCAAGCTGGAGCAGACGCTCGACGAGCTGGAGGACTCGCTGGAACGCGAAAAGAAGGCCCGCGCCGACCTCGAGAAGAACAAGCGCAAGGTTGAGGGAGACCTCAAGCTCGCCCAGGAGGCCGTCGCCGATCTCGAGAAGCACAAGAAAGAGATGGACCAGAACTTGCAGCGCAAGGAGAAGGAGATGGCTAGCCTGGCCGCGAAGCTGGAGGATGAGCAGGCGCTGGTCGCCAAGCTGCAGAAGCAGATCAAGGAACTCCAG GCCCGCATCGAGGAGCTCGAAGAGGAGCTGGAAGCTGAACGCCAGGCTCGGGCCAAG GCTGAGAAGCAGCGCGCCGACCTCGCTCGCGAGATTGAAGAGCTGAGCGAGCGGCTCGAGGAGTCGGGTGGAGCCACGTCGGCCCAGGTAGAGCTGAACAAGCGCCGCGAAGCCGAGCTCGCCAAGCTGAGGCGCGACCTCGAAGAGTCCAACCTTCAGCATGAGCAGGCCATGTCCAACCTGCGCAAGAAGCACAACGACTCGGTCGCCGAGCTCTCCGAGCAGATCGACCAGCTCAACAAGCACAAGGCCAA AGTTGAAAAGGAGCGTGCCACCCTGGCTGCCGAAGTGTCCGACCTCCAATCCCTCCTGGACCACAGCAACAAGTCACAG GCTAACGCTGAGAAGCAGGTGAAGCAACTGGAGGTGCAGCTCGCGGACGCCCAGTTCAAGCTGGACGAGACCAACCGCACGCTGAACGACCTGGATGGCTCCAAGAAGAAGATGGGCGTCGAGAACAGCGAGCTCCAGCGGCAGCTTGAGGAGGCCGAATCTCAAGTGGCGCAGCTCAACAAGATCAAGGCTTCGCTGGCGACGCAGCTTGAGGAAGCCAAGCGCCAGGCCGACGAGGAGGCACGG GAGCGCGCTGCCATCCTTGGCAAGTACCGCAACCTGGAGCACGACCTGGACAACCTGCGCGAGAGCATCGAAGAGGAACAGGAAGCCAAGGCCGACTTCCAGCGCCAGCTCAGCAAGGCCAACGCCGAGGCTCAGCTCTGGCGCTCCAAGTACGAGAGCGAGGGTCTGGCGCGCCTGGAGGAACTCGAGGAGGCCAA GCGCAAGCTGCATGGCAAGCTCCAGGAGGCTGAGGAGGCCATGGAGCAGCTGAACGCCAAGTGCAGCGGCCTCGAGAAGACCAAGGCGCACCTGCAGGGAGAGCTGGAGGACATGTCCATCGAAGTGGACAAGGCCAACGCTCTCGCCGCCTCTCTCGAGAAGCGCCAGAAGTCATTCGACAAG GTCATCGCCGAATGGAAGGCCAAGGTTGACGACCTCGCCGCCGAGCTCGACGCGTCGCAGAAAGAATGCCGAAACTACTCCACCGAGGTGTTCAAGCTGCGCGCCGCGTACGAGGAGAGCCAGGAGCACTACGAGGCAGTTAAGCGCGAGAACAAGAACCTCCAGGACGAGATCAAGGACCTGATGGACCAGCTTGGTGAGGGTGGCCGAAGCGTGCACGAGCTCGAGAAGTCTCGCAAGAGGCTCGAGATGGAGAAGGAGGAACTGCAGGCTGCGCTCGAAGAGGCCGAGGCTGCGCTTGAGCAGGAGGAGAACAAG GTGCTGCGCGCCCAGCTCGagctgtcgcaggtgcggcaggAGATCGACCGGCGCATCCAGGAGAAGGAGGAAGAATTCGAGAACACTCGAAAGAACCACCAGCGGGCTCTGGACTCCATGCAGGCCAGTCTCGAGGCCGAGGCTAAGGGCAAAGCCGAGGCGCTGAGGCTCAAGAAGAAGCTGGAGAGCGACATCAACGAGCTCGAGATTGCCCTCGACCACGCCAACAAGGCCAACGCCGAGGCGCAGAAGAACCTCAAGAAGTACCAGCAGAACGTCAAGGACCTGCAGACCGCCCTCGAGGAAGAACAGCGTGCCCGCGACGAAGCCCGTGAGCAGTACGCGTCGGCTGAGCGCCGTTGCAACGCTCTTCACGGCGAGCTGGAGGAGAGTCGCCAGCTGCTGGAACAGTCTGACCGCGCCCGCCGCGCCGGTGAAGCCGAGCTCAGCGAGATGCACGAGACAGTCAACGAGCTGTCGGCTCAGACCGCCTCTCTGTCGGTGGCCAAGAGGAAGCTCGAGGGAGAAATGCAGGCTCTCCAG GCTGACCTGGACGAGGTGCTCAACGAGGCCAAGCAGTCGGAGGAGAAGGCCAAGAAGGCGATGGTGGACGCTGCCCGCCTGGCTGACGAGCTGCGCGCCGAGCAGGACCACGCCCTGCAACAGGAGAAGCTGCGCAAGGCTCTCGAGCAGCAGATGAAGGAGCTCCAGGTGCGCCTGGACGAAGCCGAGGCCGCGGCTCTCAAGGGCGGCAAGAAGATCATCCAGAAGCTGGAACAGAAGGTGCGCGAGCTCGAGAACGAGCTGGAGAACGAGCAACGCCGGCACGGAGACGCCGCCAAGAACTTCCGCAAGAGCGAGCGCCGCATCAAGGAGCTCCAGTTCCAG GCCGAAGAGGACCGCAAGAACCACGAGCGCATGCAAGACCTGGTGGACAAGCTCCAGCAGAAGATCAAGACGTACAAGCGCCAGATCGAGGAGGCCGAGGAGATCGCGGCTCTCAACCTGGCCAAGTTCCGCAAGGTGCAGCAGGAGCTGGAGGACGCCGAGGAGCGCGCCGACATGGCCGAGAACACGCTCGCCAAGCTGCGCGCCAAGAACCGCAGCTCCGCGTCCGCTGGCCGTGCCATGTCGCCCGGACTGGCCGCCGCGCCCCTCCGGACCTAA